In Physeter macrocephalus isolate SW-GA chromosome 2, ASM283717v5, whole genome shotgun sequence, a single window of DNA contains:
- the KLHL41 gene encoding kelch-like protein 41 gives MDSQRELAEELRLYQSTLLQDGLKDLLDEKKFIDCTLKAGDKSLPCHRLILSACSPYFREYFLSEIDEAKKKEVVLDNVDPAVLDLIIKYLYSASIDLNDGNVQDIFALASRFQIPSVFTVCVSYLQKRLAPGNCLAILRLGLLLDCPRLAISAREFVSDRFVQICKEEDFIQLSPQELISVISNDSLNVEKEEAVFEAVMKWVRTDKENRVKNLSEVFDCIRFRLMTEKYFKDHVEKDDIIKSNPELQKKIKVLKDAFAGKLPEPSKNTEKAGASEVNGDVGDEDLLPGYLNDIPRHGMFVKDLILLVNDTAAVAYDPTENECYLTALAEQIPRNHSSIVTQQNQVYVVGGLYVDEENKDQPLQSYFFQLDNVASEWVGLPPLPSARCLFGLGEVDDKIYVVAGKDLQTEASLDSVLCYDPVAAKWNEVKKLPIKVYGHSVISHKGMIYCLGGKTDDKKCTNRVFTYNPKRGDWKDLAPMKTPRSMFGVAVHKGKIVIAGGVTEDGLSASVEAFDLTTNKWEVMTEFPQERSSISLVSLAGSLYAIGGFAMIQLESKEFAPTEVNDIWKYEDDKKEWAGMLKEIRYASGASCLATRLNLFKLSKL, from the exons ATGGATTCCCAGCGGGAACTTGCAGAGGAACTGCGGCTTTACCAATCCACCCTTCTTCAGGATGGTCTAAAAGATCTCCTGGATGAGAAAAAATTCATCGATTGCACACTAAAAGCAGGTGACAAAAGTCTTCCTTGCCACAGACTGATTTTGTCAGCTTGTAGTCCTTACTTCCGTGAGtattttttatctgaaattgatgaggcaaaaaaaaaggaggtagtACTAGATAATGTGGATCCTGCTGTACTGGATTTAATCATTAAGTACCTGTACTCTGCCAGTATTGATCTCAACGACGGAAATGTGCAAGATATTTTTGCATTGGCCAGCCGCTTTCAGATCCCCTCCGTGTTCACTGTCTGCGTTTCTTATCTTCAGAAAAGACTTGCTCCTGGTAACTGTCTAGCTATCCTAAGATTAGGACTTCTTCTTGACTGCCCGAGACTCGCCATCTCTGCCCGTGAATTTGTGTCTGATCGCTTTGTACAGATTTGTAAGGAAGAGGACTTCATACAACTGTCTCCACAGGAGCTGATCTCAGTTATTTCCAATGACAGCCTAAATGTAGAAAAGGAAGAAGCGGTATTTGAAGCAGTGATGAAATGGGTGcgaacagacaaagaaaacagggTTAAAAACCTTAGTGAAGTGTTTGACTGTATCCGTTTTCGCCttatgacagaaaaatattttaaagatcatGTTGAGAAAGATGATATAATTAAAAGCAACCCAGAActccagaaaaaaatcaaagttctcAAAGATGCCTTTGCAGGCAAACTCCCAGAACCTAGCAAAAACACAGAGAAGGCTGGGGCTAGTGAGGTGAATGGTGATGTTGGTGATGAAGATTTACTTCCTGGTTACCTGAACGATATTCCCAGGCATGGAATGTTTGTCAAAGACCTCATCCTCTTGGTTAATGACACAGCTGCAGTGGCTTATGATCCCACGGAAAATGAATGCTACCTTACTGCACTGGCTGAGCAGATCCCCAGAAATCATTCCAGCATCGTTACCCAGCAAAATCAGGTGTACGTGGTAGGAGGCCTCTATgtggatgaagaaaataaagatcaacCTCTACAGTCGTACTTCTTCCAG cTTGATAATGTAGCATCTGAGTGGGTTGGACTTCCACCTCTGCCTTCAGCCAGGTGTCTCTTCGGTCTGGGAGAAGTAGATGACAAAATCTATGTAGTTGCAGGCAAAGACCTTCAAACAGAGGCTTCGCTGGATTCAGTATTGTGCTATGATCCTGT GGCGGCCAAATGGAATGAAGTTAAAAAACTTCCTATCAAAGTCTATGGCCATAGTGTGATTTCACATAAGGGGATGATATATTGTCTTGGAGGAAAGACAGATGACAA AAAGTGTACAAACAGGGTGTTTACCTACAACCCCAAAAGAGGAGACTGGAAAGATCTGGCTCCAATGAAAACCCCTCGTTCCATGTTTGGAGTGGCAGTCCATAAAGGCAAAATTGTGATTGCTGGAGGCGTCACTGAAGATGGTCTTTCAGCTTCAGTTGAAGCTTTTGACCTCACCACCAATAA GTGGGAAGTAATGACTGAATTTCCCCAAGAAAGAAGTTCCATCAGTTTGGTCAGCCTGGCTGGATCCCTGTATGCCATTGGTGGTTTTGCCATGATTCAGCTGGAGTCTAAAGAATTTGCACCCACTGAAGTCAATGACATATGGAA GTATGAAGATGATAAAAAAGAATGGGCTGGAATGTTGAAAGA